CCGTCCACCTTGGCGTAGGTAATGTATAGATCGGCAAAGCCGGCATTCGTGATGAACTGTTTCGTGCCGTTCAAGATGTAGAACTTTCCGTCAGGTGAGAGGACCGCCTTCGTTTTGGCGCTGAGCGCATCGGAGCCGGAGCCTGGCTCTGTGAGCGCGTAGGAACCGATCTTTGTCCCGGTGGCAAGAAGGGGCAGATAGCGAGCCTTCTGCTCGGCGGTGCCGAACCAGGCGATCGGGAGCGACCCGATTCCCGAGTGGTCCAAGACCGAGATGGCAAAGGAACCGCCCTCAATCATCTGTTCGGCAATGACTGTAGAGGTGATCAGGTCCAGTTCCAAGCCACCGTACTTGGTCGGGATGTCCACCGACAGCAGTCCCAACTCCCCCGCCTTCTTGAAGAGCTGCAGCGTCAGGTCCCAGTCCTGGTGCTCAATCTGCTCGGCCTTGGGCTTGACCTCGGCCGCGATGAACTCGCGCGTCACCTTCAGCATCATCTGCTGTTGCTCACTCAGGTCTTCAGGCGTGAAGACCTCCTGAGGAGGTGTCTCGCAGATGAGAAAGCTGCCGCCCGCAACGGGCTCAGGCTTCGAGGTAGTCATCTGGTCATCCTCCGCCCTAACCCCTATATCCGTTCAAAGATGCCCGCAGCCCCCATCCCCCCACCGATGCACATCGTGACCATACCATAGCGAGATGCGCGTCGTCCCATCTCGTGCAGCAGCGTGGCCGTCAGTTTCGCTCCGGTGCATCCGAGCGGATGACCCAGGGCGATTGCACCGCCGTTGACGTTCATCCGAGGAGTAGGGAGCTTCAGCTCGTGGATGACGGCAAGGGCCTGTGCGGCGAATGCCTCGTTCAGCTCGATCAGGTCGATCTGGTCAAGGGTGAGGCCGGCGAGCTTGAGCGCTTTAGGGATCGCCTCGACCGGTCCAATCCCCATGAGATCCGGCGGCACGCCTGCGACGGCAAATGCCTTGAAGACCGCGAGCGGTCGCAGTCCCACTTGGCGCGCCTTCTCCCTTGACATCACTAACACCGCGGCCGCGCCGTCGCTGGTCTGCGA
This genomic window from Candidatus Methylomirabilota bacterium contains:
- a CDS encoding acyl-CoA dehydrogenase family protein, yielding MTTSKPEPVAGGSFLICETPPQEVFTPEDLSEQQQMMLKVTREFIAAEVKPKAEQIEHQDWDLTLQLFKKAGELGLLSVDIPTKYGGLELDLITSTVIAEQMIEGGSFAISVLDHSGIGSLPIAWFGTAEQKARYLPLLATGTKIGSYALTEPGSGSDALSAKTKAVLSPDGKFYILNGTKQFITNAGFADLYITYAKVDG
- a CDS encoding thiolase family protein — encoded protein: SQTSDGAAAVLVMSREKARQVGLRPLAVFKAFAVAGVPPDLMGIGPVEAIPKALKLAGLTLDQIDLIELNEAFAAQALAVIHELKLPTPRMNVNGGAIALGHPLGCTGAKLTATLLHEMGRRASRYGMVTMCIGGGMGAAGIFERI